CGGGGTGTCAACGCCCTGGCCGACGCGGTCAAGGTGACTCTCGGCCCCAAGGGGCGGAACGTGGTTCTGGAAAAGAAGTTCGGTTCGCCGATGATCGTTAACGACGGTGTAACCATCGCCCGTGAAATCGAGCTGCCCAACCCGCTGGAGAATATGGGTGCCCAGCTTGTCAAGGAAGTAGCGACCAAGACCAACGACATCGCCGGTGACGGCACCACCACGGCCGTCGTGCTGGCTCAGGCCATCGTCCGTGCCGGGTTGAAGAACGTGGCCGCCGGCGCCAACCCGATCATCCTCAAGCGCGGTATTGAAAAGGCCGTCGAGGCCGCCGTCGAGGAGATCAAGAAGATCGCCAAGCCGGTCGAGAGCAAGGACGCCATTACCCAGGTGGCCTCGATCTCGGCCAACGACCGCACCATCGGCGAACTGATAGCCGATGCCATGGAGA
This portion of the Thermoanaerobacterales bacterium genome encodes:
- a CDS encoding TCP-1/cpn60 chaperonin family protein, which translates into the protein MERGVNALADAVKVTLGPKGRNVVLEKKFGSPMIVNDGVTIAREIELPNPLENMGAQLVKEVATKTNDIAGDGTTTAVVLAQAIVRAGLKNVAAGANPIILKRGIEKAVEAAVEEIKKIAKPVESKDAITQVASISANDRTIGELIADAME